The Primulina eburnea isolate SZY01 chromosome 13, ASM2296580v1, whole genome shotgun sequence genome includes a region encoding these proteins:
- the LOC140810383 gene encoding uncharacterized protein gives MPFGITNAPVAFMDLMNRVFKPYLNKFVVVFKYDILVYSPSGDEHKEHLHLTLQTLRKKELYAKFKKWVSVDPKKVEAIKDWPQPKTVTGVRSFLGLAGYYRKYVEGFSSIAILLTKLTLKNSKFIWNEACEKSFETLNMKLASTPVLVFPEDGKNFTVYSDASKGGLGCVLMQEGQVIAYASRQLKPYEQNYPTLDLELAAVVFWKSFQKTMGTKVTLSTTYHPQTDGQTERTIQTLEDMLRACALDFPGNWSEQLPLMEFANNNSYHSSIEIAPYETLYGRKCRSPLYWDEAVEKAVTGPEIFQITIENVAVIKERLKAAQDRQKSWADLKRRPLELKISENAYVKVSPMKGVVRFSKSEKLNPRTKDGAKGGAKGLDKLNVQEMTFELTHERAKGGAKCLDKLIVQEMTFELNHEGAKGAAKRPGHIDDAGKDLWCLS, from the exons ATGCCTTTTGGTATAACAAATGCTCCTGTAGCATTCATGGACCTTATGAACCGGGTATTCAAACCATACCTTAATAAATTTGTGGTCGTTTTCAAATATGATATCCTCGTGTACTCACCAAGTGGGGATGAACATAAAGAACATCTGCATCTCACCTTGCAAACACTGCGGAAAAAGGAGCTCTAtgccaaattcaagaagt GGGTATCAgtggaccctaagaaagtgGAGGCAATCAAGGACTGGCCTCAACCAAAAACAGTAACCGGGGTAagaagttttctgggtttagctggCTACTATAGAAAATATGTGGAaggattttcttcgatagcCATTCTTCTTACCAAACTTACCCTAAAGAACTCAAAGTTCATTTGGAATGAAGCATGTGAGAAGAGTTTTGAAACCCTGAATATGAAACTCGCATCTACACCAGTGCTAGTCTTTCCTGAAGATGGCAAGAACTTCACAGTATACAGTGACGCTTCAAAGGGAGGGTTAgggtgtgtgcttatgcaaGAAGGTCAAGTAATTGCTTATGCTTCACGGCAGTTAAAACCGTATGAGCAGAATTACCCAACTCTTGACCTTGAGTTAGCTGCAGTTGT attttggaagagttttcaAAAAACCATGGGAACCAAAGTAACTCTTAGCACGACCTATCATCcacaaactgatggccaaaccgaGAGAACAATTCAAACCCTCGAGGACATGCTGAGGGCATGTGCTTTGGATTTTCCTGGAAATTGGAGTGAACAGTTACCCCTGATGGAATTTGCCAATAACAACAGCTACCACAGTAGCATTGAGATAGCTCCATATGAGACTTTGTATGGCCGAAAGTGTAGGTCgcctctatattgggatgaagcCGTAGAGAAAGCTGTTACTGGACCAGAGATTTTTCAAATAACCATTGAGAATGTAGCCGTAATCAAGGAAAGactcaaggcagctcaagatagaCAAAAGAGTTGGGCAGATTTGAAGAGAAGACCATTGGAATTAAAAATCAGTGAAAATGCTTATGTCAAGGTCTCTCCCATGAAGGGAGTGGTTCGATTCAGTAAATCCGAGAAGTTAAACCCAAG GACCAAAGATGGGGCTAAAGGAGGAGCTAAGGGATTGGACAAGTTAAATGTGCAAGAAATGACCTTTGAGTTAACCCATGAGAGAGCTAAAGGAGGAGCTAAGTGCTTGGACAAGTTAATTGTGCAAGAGATGACCTTTGAGTTAAACCATGaaggagctaagggagcagCTAAGAGACCAGGACACATTGATGATGCGGGAAAAGACCTTTGGTGCTTGAGTTAA
- the LOC140809849 gene encoding uncharacterized protein has translation MTINSYQWPSERSGSRKPAGMYVVDPITSLTAQVSTLTTQIAAMNKAGQSTSEVAPVTAEEDPVVEEAQYINNNRGFGGYRGNPRPNTYHPGLRNHENFSYENNKNVLNPPPGFNTQKREGKPPFENLFGTFVTESGKRMARTESHLDNIETHMGNMGATMKSLETQIGQLANALKDQNKGQFPSNTEVNPREQCKVVTLRSGKEIGIPEPTEENAEICVEENDGKGASVGEEQVEEPKKVIEHQPLQKLNLLYPQRFKKKRLDDQFAKFLEIFKKIHINIPFADALEQMPNYAKFIKDVMSKKRKLQEFETVKLTEECNAILQRKLPQKLKDPGSFTIPSDGQITYISTRDSGGCAGKGRQIHIPC, from the exons atgaccattaacagttatcagtggccgagTGAGAGATCTGGATCAAGGAAACCTGCTGGAATGTATGTCGTAGACCCGATCACATCACTTACTGCACAGGTTTCGACATTAACCACACAGATTGCAGCGATGAACAAAGCAGGCCAATCTACGTCTGAAGTAGCACCGGTGACTGCTGAAGAAGATCCAGTTGTGGAGGAAGCTCAGTACATCAATAACAATCGTGGCTTTGGAGGTTATCGAGGTAATCCTcgccctaatacttatcatccaggTTTGAGGAATCACGAGAATTTCTCCTATGAAAACAACAAGaacgtgttgaatcctccaccagGGTTCAATACACAGAAGAGGGAAGGAAAGCCACCTTTTGAAAATCTATTTGGGACGTTTGTGACTGAGTCTGGGAAAAGAATGGCGAGAACTGAGTCTCATCTTGATAACATTGAGACACACATGGGCAATATGGGTGCCACGATGAAATCCTTGGAAACACAGATTGGGCAACTAGCAAATGCTTTGAAAGATCAGAATAAAGGACAGTTCCCAAGTAATACAGAGGTGAATCCTAGGGAGCAATGCAAAGTTGTCACATTGAGAAGTGGCAAGGAAATTGGAATCCCAGAGCCTACTGAAGAGAATGCAGAGATTTGTGTTGAGGAAAATGATGGAAAGGGTGCAAGTGTTGGAGAAGAGCAAGTGGAGGAACCTAAGAAAGTGATTGAGCATCAACCGTTACAAAAGTTAAATCTTCTATATCCACAGCGGTTCAAGAAGAAAAGGTTAGATGATCAGTTTGCGAAGTTCCTGGAAATATTCAAGAAAATACACATTAACATCCCATTTGCCGATGCATTGGAGCAAATGCCCAATTATGCtaagttcatcaaagatgtgatgtccaAGAAGAggaaacttcaagaatttgaaactGTAAAGCTAACCGAAGAGTGCAATGCCATACTccaaaggaaactaccacagaaactcaaagatccagggagttttactattcctt CTGACGGacagatcacttacatatccacgaGGGATAGTGGAGGATGtgctggtaaaggtagacaaattcatattccctgctga